One part of the Candidatus Bathyarchaeota archaeon genome encodes these proteins:
- the guaA gene encoding glutamine-hydrolyzing GMP synthase, whose translation MPTKYDTILVLDFGGQYCHLIGRRIREHGVYSEIVPHDISPEEVAALGNQFNVKGLILSGGPSSVYEPNAPKLHPRILEVNLPMLGLCYGHQLLAQVTSGRVEPAACKEYGIAQVSIDKPVGILEGLGQNEQVWMSHGDTVMAPPPGFEALAHTENCPVAAFRHKTRPIYGLQWHPEVIHTEHGMKMLENFIFQVCKAEANWQMEDLIGKMVKEIQTETNGARAIIGLSGGIDSSVATALAAKALGEKLTAVYVDHGFMREGETEAIRKAFEKFDINFVVADAQERFMNKLRGVTEPETKRKIMGEEFIRVFEEIANTSGAEYLLQGTIYPDRIESGFRKNSDKIKSHHNVAGLPEKIKFKKILEPLRDLYKDEVRKVARMLNLPKEIVNRQPFPGPGLAVRIIGPLTEEKVRIAKRSDKIVREEIEKCDFAESLWQYFSVVTDTKATGVKGDARAYGFVVAVRAMESREAMTASFAKLPYSVLERISTRITNEIPQVTRVVYDVTHKPPATIEWE comes from the coding sequence ATGCCAACTAAATACGACACCATCCTTGTCTTGGATTTCGGCGGACAATACTGCCACCTTATCGGAAGAAGAATCCGCGAGCACGGCGTATACAGCGAAATCGTGCCCCATGACATCTCCCCCGAGGAAGTCGCGGCGCTGGGCAACCAATTCAACGTGAAGGGCTTAATCCTCTCCGGTGGACCCTCAAGCGTGTATGAACCCAACGCGCCCAAGCTGCATCCCCGCATCCTCGAAGTTAACTTGCCCATGCTGGGCTTATGCTATGGGCACCAGCTGCTCGCGCAGGTAACCAGCGGCAGAGTCGAACCCGCCGCCTGCAAGGAATACGGCATCGCACAGGTCTCCATTGATAAACCCGTCGGCATCCTTGAGGGCCTGGGCCAAAACGAGCAGGTCTGGATGAGCCACGGCGACACCGTTATGGCTCCGCCGCCGGGTTTTGAAGCACTTGCCCACACGGAAAACTGCCCCGTCGCCGCGTTCCGCCACAAAACCCGCCCCATCTACGGCTTACAGTGGCACCCCGAAGTCATCCACACCGAGCACGGCATGAAGATGCTGGAGAACTTTATCTTTCAGGTTTGCAAGGCAGAGGCAAACTGGCAGATGGAGGACCTCATCGGCAAGATGGTTAAGGAAATCCAAACTGAAACCAACGGTGCAAGAGCCATCATTGGGTTAAGCGGCGGCATAGACTCCAGCGTCGCCACGGCATTAGCAGCCAAAGCTTTGGGTGAGAAGTTAACTGCGGTGTATGTTGACCATGGCTTTATGCGGGAAGGCGAAACCGAAGCTATCCGCAAGGCATTTGAGAAATTCGACATAAACTTCGTCGTCGCCGACGCGCAGGAACGCTTCATGAATAAGCTTCGAGGCGTCACTGAACCCGAAACCAAACGCAAAATCATGGGGGAAGAATTCATCCGTGTCTTCGAGGAAATCGCCAACACCTCAGGCGCTGAGTACCTCCTACAGGGCACCATCTACCCTGACCGCATCGAATCGGGCTTCCGCAAAAACAGCGACAAAATCAAATCCCACCACAACGTCGCCGGGTTACCCGAGAAAATCAAGTTCAAAAAAATCCTCGAGCCCCTACGTGACCTCTACAAAGACGAGGTGCGCAAGGTAGCGCGGATGCTGAATTTACCCAAAGAAATCGTTAACCGCCAGCCCTTCCCAGGCCCCGGCCTAGCAGTACGCATTATTGGTCCATTGACTGAGGAGAAGGTGCGTATCGCCAAGCGCAGCGACAAAATTGTGCGGGAAGAAATCGAGAAATGCGATTTCGCCGAGTCACTGTGGCAGTACTTCTCAGTGGTCACCGACACCAAGGCAACGGGCGTGAAGGGTGACGCACGGGCATACGGGTTTGTGGTGGCTGTCCGCGCTATGGAGAGCCGGGAAGCCATGACTGCCAGCTTTGCCAAGCTACCCTACAGCGTGCTGGAGCGGATATCCACAAGGATAACTAACGAGATTCCGCAGGTGACCCGCGTCGTGTATGATGTGACGCATAAGCCGCCGGCAACCATAGAGTGGGAATAA
- a CDS encoding Lrp/AsnC family transcriptional regulator, translated as MELSDTDVKILKGLLEDARFSSRQIAKNVGVSVGTVLSRIKKMEDDGLIKGYSVILDHEKLGFQLTVVTEITVSKGRLVETENEIAKIQNVCGVYDVTGLTDAVIIAKFKSREDLGAFTKRLLALPYIERTNTHVVLNTVKENFRLL; from the coding sequence ATGGAATTAAGCGACACAGACGTTAAAATCCTCAAGGGCCTGCTAGAAGACGCAAGGTTTAGCAGCCGCCAAATCGCCAAAAACGTCGGCGTATCCGTAGGCACGGTTCTGTCTAGAATAAAAAAGATGGAAGACGATGGCCTCATCAAAGGCTACTCCGTTATACTGGACCATGAGAAACTTGGTTTCCAGTTGACTGTAGTGACTGAAATCACTGTTTCCAAAGGCAGATTGGTAGAGACAGAAAACGAGATAGCGAAAATCCAAAACGTATGCGGAGTCTACGACGTCACCGGCCTCACCGATGCCGTTATAATCGCCAAGTTCAAGAGCCGCGAAGACCTCGGAGCCTTCACTAAACGGCTGCTGGCATTGCCCTACATCGAACGCACCAACACCCACGTCGTGCTTAACACGGTTAAAGAGAACTTCCGCCTACTCTAG
- a CDS encoding DUF2029 domain-containing protein, whose translation MGDKAAEAKALVCDKKLVVALFAVFFILESILAIWTGHEYDMSIWFNTGKLISQGANIYLPQDHIGYPPLWPLWCGASYSLYLSLGANIEVWRYLIKLPLIIAHLALAYAVAAFAAKRFGQSVGRKIFLFALAWSFFIFVGAMWGQINVLSALLTFLAFQATVEKHTDRGAVFLGLAIALKIYPLVALPAFLIYVAGTKSQRAAAKFLAFAVALPAAIIGAVFAVFQWNPMVAVGVVLNSSPSLEASQLVIAGGCMNVWSFIGLFGVDMAWQLPFRMLWLPLLLGAGVWWFRKGLRDEAGFAVAIVSFYVLFMVSFPWVSEQSFLDLLPFLFLIIFAYRPRRVYLYFLVAIQLLIYLFTVANQNLYILKPLLTAYSPSTLQAIDIFYGGNPALLVAVRGLLGLLVSVSLLLFLAMLLKPELLQYAQNALKRGAKKERFDA comes from the coding sequence TTGGGGGACAAAGCAGCCGAAGCAAAAGCCCTCGTATGCGACAAAAAATTGGTTGTCGCGCTGTTTGCAGTCTTCTTCATTTTAGAATCCATTTTGGCAATCTGGACAGGGCACGAATACGACATGTCCATCTGGTTTAACACGGGAAAACTCATCAGCCAAGGAGCCAACATCTACCTGCCCCAAGACCACATCGGCTACCCCCCGCTCTGGCCGCTCTGGTGCGGCGCCTCCTACAGCCTCTACCTCTCCTTGGGCGCCAACATCGAGGTTTGGCGTTACCTCATAAAGTTGCCCCTGATAATTGCCCATTTAGCCCTCGCCTACGCCGTAGCCGCCTTCGCCGCCAAGCGCTTTGGGCAGAGCGTAGGAAGAAAAATCTTCCTCTTCGCCCTAGCTTGGAGCTTCTTTATTTTTGTGGGGGCAATGTGGGGACAAATCAACGTTCTTAGCGCATTGCTGACTTTTCTGGCGTTCCAAGCCACCGTCGAGAAGCACACCGACAGGGGCGCAGTGTTTTTGGGTTTGGCAATTGCCCTCAAAATCTACCCTCTCGTGGCGTTGCCCGCATTCCTCATCTACGTGGCGGGCACAAAAAGCCAACGGGCTGCAGCCAAATTTTTGGCCTTCGCCGTGGCGCTGCCCGCCGCCATCATAGGCGCAGTTTTTGCAGTTTTCCAGTGGAACCCCATGGTTGCTGTTGGTGTGGTGCTTAATTCTTCGCCGTCCCTTGAAGCCAGCCAACTGGTGATTGCCGGGGGCTGCATGAATGTGTGGAGTTTTATTGGGCTCTTCGGGGTGGATATGGCTTGGCAGCTGCCTTTCCGGATGCTTTGGCTGCCGCTTCTGCTAGGCGCGGGGGTCTGGTGGTTCAGAAAGGGTCTGCGGGATGAGGCAGGCTTTGCAGTTGCCATCGTGTCTTTTTATGTGCTGTTTATGGTGAGTTTCCCCTGGGTTTCAGAGCAGTCCTTCCTTGATTTGCTGCCGTTTCTTTTCCTGATTATCTTCGCCTACAGGCCCCGGCGGGTTTACCTGTATTTTCTGGTTGCAATCCAACTGCTAATTTACCTCTTCACCGTCGCCAACCAAAACCTCTACATCCTAAAGCCCCTGCTGACAGCCTACTCGCCCTCAACCCTTCAAGCAATAGATATCTTCTACGGGGGCAACCCTGCGCTTTTGGTGGCGGTGAGGGGGCTGCTGGGTTTGTTGGTGAGTGTGTCTCTGCTGCTTTTTTTGGCAATGCTCCTTAAACCAGAGCTTCTTCAATATGCCCAAAACGCCCTAAAGCGCGGCGCAAAAAAGGAAAGGTTTGACGCTTAA
- a CDS encoding serine acetyltransferase, with translation MTVNADQPSPKDCKECRERNRNIDCWNPDHMIETLMHHNSEVEQDWVIRGLPDIVDEIMVTYKKFGGMDHLEGRDLPSKQAVVEVLEDLFTVLFPGYLGEPELTRANIKYHLGSKLTSVYTRLTGEVEKSLKYICRKISECPQDICQKRAHVVVRELLEELPRIRAELSGDIQAAYSGDPAAVSNEEVILSYPCVLAIATYRLAHELYLSGVPMIPRIMSEHMHSLTGIDIHPGAKIGKNFFIDHGTGVVIGETAEIGDNVKLYQGVTLGALSFPKDEKGNIIKGRKRHPTVGNNVVIYSGATLLGAETVIGDNVVIGGNVWLTGPVASGTKITIAEPEQKYKMENHQATKPKA, from the coding sequence ATGACTGTAAATGCAGACCAGCCTAGCCCAAAAGACTGCAAAGAATGCAGAGAAAGAAACCGCAACATTGACTGCTGGAACCCAGACCACATGATAGAAACGCTCATGCACCACAACTCCGAAGTGGAGCAGGACTGGGTTATCCGAGGGCTACCGGATATAGTGGACGAAATCATGGTTACCTACAAGAAATTCGGCGGCATGGACCACCTGGAAGGACGCGATTTACCCTCCAAACAAGCCGTCGTCGAAGTCCTCGAGGACCTCTTCACCGTGCTTTTCCCCGGCTACCTTGGAGAGCCAGAACTCACCAGAGCCAACATCAAATATCATCTGGGCAGCAAACTCACCAGCGTCTACACGCGCCTCACCGGCGAAGTCGAGAAGAGCCTTAAGTATATTTGCCGAAAAATCAGCGAGTGCCCCCAGGACATCTGCCAGAAACGGGCGCATGTTGTGGTACGTGAATTACTCGAGGAGCTGCCGCGTATCCGCGCGGAACTCAGCGGCGACATCCAAGCTGCCTACAGCGGCGACCCCGCGGCGGTCAGCAACGAGGAAGTGATCCTCAGCTACCCCTGTGTGCTGGCGATAGCTACTTACCGCTTAGCTCATGAGCTTTACCTAAGCGGTGTACCGATGATTCCAAGGATAATGAGTGAGCATATGCATTCCTTAACGGGCATCGACATTCATCCGGGCGCTAAAATCGGCAAGAACTTCTTCATCGACCACGGCACAGGCGTGGTGATTGGTGAAACCGCGGAGATCGGCGACAACGTTAAACTCTATCAGGGCGTCACTTTGGGCGCGCTGAGTTTCCCCAAGGACGAGAAAGGCAACATCATAAAGGGACGCAAACGTCACCCCACGGTAGGAAACAACGTCGTCATTTACTCTGGCGCAACGCTTCTGGGCGCGGAGACGGTGATTGGCGACAACGTGGTTATCGGCGGAAACGTTTGGCTAACAGGACCTGTGGCGTCGGGAACCAAAATCACCATCGCGGAACCCGAGCAGAAGTACAAGATGGAGAACCATCAGGCAACAAAACCGAAAGCTTAA